The following proteins are co-located in the Siansivirga zeaxanthinifaciens CC-SAMT-1 genome:
- a CDS encoding DUF1456 family protein, with protein MGLTNNDVLKKLRVALKLRDDDIVKILELVDFRISKSELGAFFRNEDHPKYMECGDQILRNFLNGLVIHYRGPLPKKEPTLNKEKNISNKTKKSND; from the coding sequence ATGGGATTAACAAATAATGATGTTTTAAAGAAGTTAAGAGTTGCCTTAAAATTAAGAGATGATGATATAGTTAAAATTCTAGAACTTGTAGATTTTAGAATTTCTAAAAGCGAATTGGGTGCTTTTTTTAGAAATGAAGATCATCCGAAATATATGGAATGTGGAGATCAAATTTTAAGAAACTTTTTAAACGGATTGGTTATTCATTATCGTGGACCATTGCCTAAAAAAGAACCCACACTGAATAAAGAAAAAAACATAAGTAATAAAACAAAAAAGAGCAACGATTAA
- the sucC gene encoding ADP-forming succinate--CoA ligase subunit beta, which yields MNLHEYQGKEILSSFGVRIQRGIVAQNAQEAVAAAKQLTQETGTSWYVIKAQVHAGGRGKGGGVKLAKNLQEVETIAGQIIGMNLITPQTSAEGKKVHQVLVAEDVYYPGESETSEFYVSVLLNRGTGRNMIMYSTEGGMDIEIVAEETPHLIFTEEVDPAVGLLPFQARRVAFNLGLSGTAFKEMTKFVTNLYTAYVKSDASLFEINPVLKTSDDKILAVDAKVTIDDNALYRHKSYLDLRDIREESAIEVEAGEQGLNYVDLDGNVGCMVNGAGLAMATMDLIKQAGGEPANFLDVGGTADAARVEAAFKIILKDPAVKAILINIFGGIVRCDRVAQGVIDAYKNMGTINVPIIVRLQGTNADIAKELIDNSGLAVLSATEFQEAADKVQEVLA from the coding sequence ATGAATTTACACGAATACCAAGGTAAAGAAATACTAAGCAGTTTTGGAGTGCGTATACAAAGAGGTATCGTAGCCCAAAATGCACAAGAAGCTGTAGCAGCTGCAAAACAACTAACACAAGAAACAGGCACTAGCTGGTATGTGATTAAAGCACAAGTACACGCTGGTGGTCGTGGTAAAGGTGGTGGCGTTAAACTTGCTAAAAACTTACAAGAGGTTGAAACAATTGCAGGACAAATTATAGGAATGAATCTTATAACACCTCAAACGTCTGCCGAAGGAAAAAAAGTTCACCAAGTTTTAGTTGCAGAAGATGTTTACTATCCTGGAGAAAGTGAAACGAGCGAGTTTTATGTTTCTGTATTATTAAATAGAGGAACGGGCCGTAACATGATTATGTATTCTACAGAAGGTGGAATGGATATTGAAATCGTTGCAGAAGAAACGCCTCATTTAATCTTTACAGAAGAAGTAGATCCTGCTGTTGGTTTATTACCATTTCAAGCAAGACGTGTTGCTTTTAATTTAGGTTTATCGGGTACAGCGTTTAAGGAAATGACAAAATTTGTTACAAATCTTTATACTGCTTACGTAAAATCTGATGCTTCTTTATTTGAAATCAATCCAGTATTAAAAACTAGTGATGATAAAATTTTAGCTGTTGATGCTAAAGTAACTATCGATGATAATGCGCTTTACAGACATAAATCATATTTAGATTTACGTGATATTAGAGAAGAAAGTGCTATTGAAGTAGAAGCAGGCGAGCAAGGTTTAAATTACGTAGATTTAGATGGTAACGTTGGATGTATGGTAAACGGAGCAGGTCTAGCTATGGCAACTATGGATTTAATTAAGCAAGCAGGTGGTGAGCCAGCAAACTTCCTAGATGTTGGAGGTACAGCTGATGCTGCACGTGTTGAAGCTGCTTTTAAAATTATTTTAAAAGATCCAGCAGTTAAAGCCATTCTTATAAACATATTTGGTGGTATTGTTCGTTGTGATCGTGTGGCTCAAGGTGTTATTGATGCATATAAAAACATGGGAACTATTAACGTGCCAATTATAGTGCGTTTACAAGGTACCAATGCAGATATTGCTAAAGAATTAATTGACAACTCTGGATTAGCCGTTTTAAGTGCGACTGAGTTCCAAGAGGCTGCAGATAAAGTACAGGAAGTTTTGGCTTAA
- the lysA gene encoding diaminopimelate decarboxylase, producing the protein MLDSQLLKIAEDFGSPVYVYNAEKIEAQYNRLTNAFKDVKKLKLNYAVKALSNISILKFFNKLGSGIDTVSIQEVQLGLAAGFLPEQIIFTPNGVSLAEIEEAAQLGVKINIDNLSILEQFGAKHPKTPVCIRINPHVMAGGNANISVGHIDSKFGISIHQIPHILRIVENTKMTINGIHMHTGSDILDIEVFLYASEILFETAKQFKNLDFIDFGSGFKVPYKQGDIETNIEELGKKLSERFNTFCTEYGKDLTLAFEPGKFLVSESGYFLTKVNAVKQTTSTVFAQVDSGFNHLIRPMFYGSHHDITNISNPEGRERFYTVVGYICETDTFGNNRRIKEINEGDVLCFKNAGAYCFSMASNYNSRLKPAEVLWYNNEAHLIRKRETFDDIIHNQIEINFATKKEKELVK; encoded by the coding sequence ATGTTAGACAGTCAATTGCTTAAAATTGCAGAAGATTTTGGTAGTCCAGTTTATGTATACAATGCTGAAAAAATAGAAGCGCAATACAATAGACTTACAAATGCATTTAAAGATGTTAAAAAGCTAAAACTTAATTATGCAGTTAAAGCATTATCTAATATCTCTATATTAAAGTTTTTTAATAAACTAGGTTCTGGTATCGATACTGTATCGATTCAAGAAGTACAATTAGGCTTAGCAGCCGGTTTTTTACCAGAACAAATTATTTTTACACCAAACGGTGTTTCACTAGCCGAAATTGAAGAAGCGGCCCAGTTAGGCGTTAAAATAAATATTGATAACTTATCGATTTTAGAACAGTTTGGTGCTAAACATCCAAAAACACCTGTGTGTATTCGTATTAATCCGCATGTTATGGCTGGTGGAAATGCTAATATTTCGGTAGGTCATATCGATTCTAAATTCGGTATTTCCATTCATCAAATACCTCATATTTTACGTATTGTTGAAAATACTAAAATGACTATTAACGGTATTCATATGCATACAGGAAGTGATATATTAGATATTGAAGTCTTTTTATATGCTAGCGAAATTTTATTTGAAACGGCTAAACAATTTAAAAATTTAGATTTTATTGATTTTGGTTCTGGTTTTAAAGTACCTTACAAACAAGGTGACATAGAAACGAATATAGAAGAATTAGGAAAAAAATTATCTGAAAGATTCAATACGTTCTGTACAGAATATGGCAAAGATTTAACTTTAGCTTTCGAGCCTGGCAAATTCCTTGTTAGCGAATCTGGTTATTTTTTAACCAAAGTAAACGCTGTAAAACAAACAACTTCAACAGTATTTGCACAAGTAGACTCTGGTTTTAATCACTTAATTCGCCCCATGTTTTATGGTTCACATCACGATATAACCAACATCTCAAATCCTGAAGGTCGCGAGCGTTTTTATACTGTAGTGGGTTATATTTGTGAAACTGACACCTTTGGTAATAACCGTCGTATTAAAGAAATTAACGAAGGTGATGTATTATGTTTTAAAAATGCAGGCGCTTATTGCTTCTCAATGGCGAGCAATTACAACTCAAGATTAAAACCTGCAGAAGTGCTATGGTATAACAACGAAGCACACCTTATTAGAAAAAGAGAAACATTTGATGATATTATACACAATCAAATAGAAATAAATTTTGCTACTAAGAAAGAAAAAGAATTAGTGAAATAA
- a CDS encoding ester cyclase yields MKTIKFSIYMLLFISVFALISCDNKTNKDIEMYSNTWYEIINNGKLELFNETNFDKDITVIMSPENLVGIESVKNYYAEYLTGFTNINFTVKDIFGQGEKIVKHWSFAGTHTGLFFGIPATNKTVNIEGVTLVKMKNGKILQEQDFLDNMLFMQQLGIISNPENLTVITNLYDAFSKGDIPTVLSLLDPQVVWNEAEGNAYADGNPYIGPNAVLEGVFSRVGNDYEYFNLADIKLHDMSNNEVLATLRYKGKLKKNGALLDAQVAHHFSLRDGKVITFQQYVDTKQLHDVNK; encoded by the coding sequence ATGAAAACTATCAAATTTTCAATTTACATGTTACTATTTATAAGTGTTTTTGCACTTATTTCCTGTGATAATAAAACAAACAAAGACATTGAAATGTATTCCAATACTTGGTATGAAATTATTAATAACGGAAAATTAGAACTATTCAATGAAACTAATTTTGACAAAGACATCACCGTAATTATGAGTCCAGAAAATTTAGTAGGCATTGAAAGTGTAAAAAACTATTACGCCGAATATTTAACTGGTTTTACAAACATCAACTTTACAGTAAAAGATATTTTTGGTCAAGGCGAAAAAATTGTGAAACATTGGAGTTTTGCTGGCACCCACACGGGATTATTTTTTGGAATTCCTGCAACAAATAAAACTGTTAATATTGAAGGTGTTACTTTGGTGAAAATGAAAAATGGTAAAATTTTACAAGAGCAAGATTTTTTAGATAATATGTTGTTTATGCAACAATTAGGCATAATCTCAAATCCAGAAAACCTTACTGTAATTACTAATTTATATGATGCTTTTTCTAAAGGTGATATACCTACTGTACTTTCTTTGCTCGATCCACAAGTTGTTTGGAATGAAGCCGAAGGCAATGCCTATGCAGATGGAAACCCTTATATTGGTCCGAATGCGGTTTTAGAAGGCGTTTTTAGTCGTGTTGGAAACGATTATGAATACTTCAATCTCGCAGATATTAAACTGCACGACATGTCCAATAATGAAGTATTAGCCACATTACGTTACAAAGGAAAATTAAAAAAGAATGGCGCTTTATTAGATGCACAAGTTGCCCACCACTTCTCTTTAAGAGATGGAAAAGTTATCACTTTTCAACAATATGTGGACACGAAACAACTTCACGATGTAAACAAATAA
- a CDS encoding PD40 domain-containing protein, which produces MGFKEIQLTNTEADNRYASYNKEGTQIVFESNRDGHWQIYTMGIDGEKQKRLINSTANDRRPKYSPYKNAIIFESDRNGTSDIFVYNLDSETLKQLPIDLDLNKHFPEFAPNGMEITFSAESKNGVSHFYKCSTNGKRLKKILADNYNNLAPNLSPRGDQLVYFSNKNTQAESNVIYTKNIITNEENRLTYFVNNSEYPSWSNIRGSRIVYSAKINDMLQPEIFIMRNDGTHKIQITYNDFEDILPVWSPNNINLLITGYRNKHYQICKILLKEPLSPDQKALD; this is translated from the coding sequence ATGGGTTTTAAAGAAATTCAGTTAACAAATACAGAAGCCGATAACCGATATGCGAGTTATAATAAAGAAGGTACTCAAATTGTTTTTGAATCGAATCGAGATGGCCATTGGCAAATTTACACCATGGGAATTGACGGAGAAAAACAAAAACGATTAATAAATTCTACTGCAAACGACAGAAGACCTAAATATAGCCCTTATAAAAATGCAATAATTTTTGAATCTGATAGAAATGGCACCAGCGATATTTTTGTTTATAATTTAGATTCTGAAACCTTAAAACAGCTTCCTATAGATTTAGATTTAAACAAACATTTCCCCGAATTTGCTCCCAATGGTATGGAAATTACTTTTTCTGCCGAATCTAAAAATGGAGTATCTCATTTTTACAAATGCTCAACAAACGGCAAACGCTTAAAAAAAATACTGGCAGACAACTATAACAACTTAGCGCCAAATCTCTCGCCCAGAGGGGATCAATTAGTATATTTTTCAAATAAGAATACACAAGCAGAAAGTAATGTTATTTACACCAAAAATATAATAACAAACGAAGAAAACAGATTAACTTATTTCGTGAACAATAGCGAATACCCAAGTTGGTCTAATATTAGAGGCAGTCGTATTGTATATTCTGCTAAAATTAATGATATGTTACAACCTGAAATATTTATTATGCGAAATGATGGTACACATAAAATTCAAATAACGTATAATGATTTTGAAGATATTTTACCGGTTTGGTCGCCCAACAATATTAATTTACTCATTACAGGGTACCGCAATAAGCATTACCAAATTTGTAAAATATTATTAAAAGAACCTTTATCTCCTGACCAAAAAGCTTTAGATTAA
- a CDS encoding M28 family peptidase, producing the protein MKNIQSILLFFAIISGLLVHAQTDEDVLKTIYKTSLTQGESYNWLNHLSNQIGSRLSGSLGAERAVAYTKEELDKLGLDKVWLQPVMVPKWVRGAKEYAYIETTPGKTNTVNICALGGSVATPALGIKAQVVEVKSFEELETLGTEKIEGKIVFFNRPMQPDLISTFDAYGGCVNQRYQGAVEASKYGAVGVIVRSMNLRLDDLPHTGSMTYGDLPVEKRIPSAAISTNDAEVLSTMLELNKNIKLYFKTNCKKLKDVQSYNVIGEITGSQFPDKYMIVGGHLDSWDLGDGSHDDGAGVVQSMEVLRLLKTIGVKPKHSIRVVLFMNEENGLRGGNKYAEVAKQNGENHVLALESDAGGFTPRGFSFDCNDANFNQVLSWQNLFKPYLIHYFEKGGSGADVGPLKNDRIVLAGLRPDSQRYFDHHHASNDTFDAINKRELELGAATMTALIYLFDKYGTK; encoded by the coding sequence ATGAAAAATATCCAGAGCATCCTTCTGTTTTTTGCTATTATTTCAGGTTTATTAGTACATGCGCAAACCGATGAAGATGTTTTAAAAACCATATATAAAACATCGTTAACCCAGGGCGAAAGTTACAATTGGTTAAACCATTTATCCAATCAAATAGGTAGTCGTTTGTCGGGTTCATTAGGTGCCGAGCGTGCCGTAGCTTACACAAAAGAAGAATTGGATAAACTAGGATTAGATAAAGTATGGTTACAACCCGTTATGGTTCCAAAATGGGTGCGTGGCGCTAAAGAATATGCATACATCGAAACCACTCCAGGAAAAACCAATACAGTTAATATTTGTGCTTTAGGAGGCTCTGTGGCAACGCCGGCTTTGGGAATAAAAGCACAGGTAGTTGAGGTAAAAAGTTTTGAAGAATTAGAAACTTTAGGAACCGAAAAAATTGAAGGTAAAATAGTATTCTTTAACCGCCCCATGCAACCCGATTTAATTAGCACGTTCGATGCTTATGGTGGTTGTGTAAATCAGCGTTACCAAGGTGCTGTAGAAGCTTCAAAATACGGTGCGGTTGGTGTAATTGTGCGTTCAATGAATTTACGATTAGACGATTTACCGCATACCGGTAGCATGACTTATGGCGATTTACCTGTAGAAAAAAGAATACCATCGGCAGCCATTAGTACCAACGATGCAGAAGTACTTAGTACCATGTTGGAACTAAATAAAAACATAAAATTATATTTTAAAACCAATTGCAAAAAATTAAAAGATGTGCAATCTTATAATGTTATTGGTGAAATTACCGGCAGTCAATTTCCAGATAAATACATGATTGTTGGTGGCCATTTAGATTCCTGGGATTTAGGCGATGGCTCCCACGACGACGGGGCAGGCGTGGTACAATCTATGGAAGTTTTAAGACTTTTAAAAACAATAGGCGTTAAACCAAAACACAGCATTCGTGTGGTTTTATTCATGAATGAAGAAAACGGATTACGAGGTGGTAATAAATATGCAGAAGTAGCAAAACAAAATGGTGAAAACCATGTTTTAGCTTTAGAAAGTGATGCCGGAGGTTTTACTCCAAGAGGTTTTAGTTTCGATTGCAACGATGCGAATTTTAATCAGGTTTTAAGTTGGCAAAATTTATTTAAACCTTATTTAATTCATTATTTCGAAAAGGGTGGAAGTGGTGCCGATGTAGGGCCTTTAAAAAACGATCGTATTGTATTGGCAGGCTTACGTCCAGATTCGCAACGTTATTTCGATCATCATCATGCGAGTAATGACACCTTCGATGCCATTAACAAACGCGAGTTAGAGTTAGGGGCAGCAACCATGACTGCTTTAATTTATTTATTTGATAAATACGGAACCAAATAA
- a CDS encoding PPK2 family polyphosphate kinase, whose translation MIKIDIDDFKISSPINIKDLNTKNDLDAKKDDLVKALNFVSKKLGKLQNTMYAHDKYSVLVCFQGMDTAGKDSLIREVFKNFNARGVVCHSFKVPTDLELGHDYLWRHYIALPERGKFAIFNRTHYENVLVTRVHPNYILNENLPTINSVDDIDEAFWDKRFEQINNFEKHIAENGTIIFKFFLNLSKDEQKNRLLRRLKKKEKHWKFSPDDLKERKIWDKYQEYYEDAINRTSKPHAPWYNIPADNKDAARYIVAKIMHETLSKYSDIQEPELSDKVKDNLEMYIKELNNE comes from the coding sequence ATGATTAAAATAGATATCGACGATTTTAAAATTTCTTCACCAATAAACATCAAAGATTTAAATACCAAAAACGATTTAGATGCTAAAAAAGACGATTTAGTAAAAGCCCTAAATTTTGTAAGCAAGAAACTAGGTAAACTACAAAACACCATGTATGCACACGATAAATACAGTGTTTTGGTGTGTTTTCAAGGTATGGATACCGCTGGAAAAGACAGTTTAATTCGCGAAGTATTTAAAAATTTTAATGCTCGAGGTGTTGTGTGTCATAGTTTTAAAGTTCCAACAGATTTAGAGTTGGGTCACGATTATTTATGGCGTCATTACATTGCTTTACCAGAGCGCGGTAAATTTGCAATTTTTAACCGAACGCATTACGAAAATGTGCTCGTAACCCGCGTGCATCCTAACTATATTTTAAACGAAAATCTGCCAACTATTAACTCTGTAGACGATATAGACGAAGCTTTTTGGGACAAACGTTTCGAGCAAATAAATAATTTCGAAAAACACATTGCCGAAAACGGCACCATCATTTTTAAATTCTTCTTAAACCTCTCTAAAGACGAGCAAAAAAACAGACTCCTACGCCGTTTAAAGAAAAAAGAAAAGCACTGGAAATTTTCTCCAGACGATTTAAAAGAGCGTAAAATTTGGGATAAATACCAGGAGTATTACGAAGATGCCATCAATCGCACCTCAAAACCACACGCGCCTTGGTACAATATTCCAGCCGATAATAAAGACGCTGCCCGTTACATCGTTGCAAAAATAATGCACGAAACCCTCAGTAAATATTCAGATATTCAAGAACCAGAATTAAGCGATAAAGTAAAAGACAACCTCGAAATGTATATTAAAGAGCTCAATAACGAGTAA
- a CDS encoding sigma-54-dependent transcriptional regulator encodes MPKILVIEDEAAIRRVLVKILSEENDTYQVEEAEDGLIGIEKIKNEDYDLILCDIKMPKMDGVEVLEAVKKIKPETPIVMISGHGDLDTAVNTMRLGAFDYISKPPDLNRLLNTVRNALDRKVLVVENKLLKKKVGKNFEMIGESEAISQIKDMIEKVAQTDARVLVTGPNGTGKELVAHWLHQKSERANGPMIEVNCAAIPSELIESELFGHVKGAFTSAVKDRAGKFEAANGGTIFLDEIGDMSLSAQAKVLRALQESRVQRVGSDKDIKVNVRVVAATNKDLKKEIEAGRFREDLYHRLAVILIKVPALNDRREDIPLLVNHFTEKIASEQGTAKKSFSDKAIKLLQDYDWTGNIRELRNVVERLIILGGPEVSEQDVKLFASK; translated from the coding sequence ATGCCAAAAATATTAGTTATAGAAGACGAAGCTGCTATTAGACGTGTGTTGGTTAAAATTCTTTCCGAAGAAAACGATACCTATCAAGTAGAAGAAGCCGAAGATGGCTTAATAGGAATTGAAAAAATTAAAAACGAGGACTACGACCTCATTCTATGCGATATTAAAATGCCTAAAATGGATGGAGTTGAAGTTTTGGAAGCGGTAAAAAAAATAAAACCAGAAACCCCAATAGTTATGATTTCTGGTCATGGCGATTTAGATACTGCTGTAAATACCATGCGATTAGGAGCGTTTGATTATATATCTAAACCGCCAGATTTAAACCGTCTTTTAAATACCGTTCGCAACGCTTTAGACCGTAAAGTTTTAGTTGTTGAAAATAAATTACTGAAGAAAAAAGTAGGTAAGAATTTTGAAATGATTGGTGAAAGTGAAGCCATTTCACAAATAAAAGACATGATTGAAAAGGTAGCACAAACCGATGCTAGAGTTTTAGTAACGGGCCCAAACGGAACCGGTAAAGAACTTGTGGCACATTGGCTGCACCAGAAAAGTGAGCGTGCTAACGGACCAATGATTGAAGTGAATTGTGCTGCAATACCCAGTGAATTAATAGAAAGCGAATTGTTTGGTCATGTAAAAGGGGCGTTTACCAGTGCCGTAAAAGATAGAGCAGGAAAATTTGAAGCCGCTAATGGTGGTACTATTTTTTTAGATGAAATTGGCGATATGAGTTTGTCTGCTCAAGCCAAAGTTTTGCGAGCTTTACAAGAAAGTAGAGTGCAGCGCGTTGGTAGCGATAAAGATATTAAAGTGAATGTTCGCGTTGTTGCAGCTACAAACAAAGATTTAAAAAAGGAAATTGAAGCAGGAAGATTCCGGGAAGACTTATACCATCGTTTGGCTGTTATTTTAATAAAAGTGCCTGCATTAAACGATCGTCGTGAAGATATTCCCTTATTAGTAAATCATTTTACCGAAAAAATAGCTAGCGAACAAGGCACCGCTAAAAAGTCATTCTCAGATAAAGCCATAAAATTACTTCAAGATTACGATTGGACGGGTAATATTAGAGAATTACGAAATGTGGTAGAGCGTTTAATAATTTTAGGAGGGCCAGAGGTTAGCGAACAAGATGTGAAATTGTTTGCATCTAAATAA
- a CDS encoding DUF6268 family outer membrane beta-barrel protein → MDIKELKIVIVILVLCVSNFGYAQLTDIARLEYSFVPKNQSEDQYTRLRALFNYPVKIKNKDYLVLGAEYNRILLNLEDHYPFDKSSLSKIHVVDLNIGYTFKWNETWRFGAKFNPRLASTLTRKITSQDFFMNGGVFFINDRLDDETAKHPYRLILGLTYNATTGLPFPLPFVSYFRPINEKWSYNAGVPKSNIKYAINYKNSVQVFVGLDGYLAHIHEPIMINGQTVDNISLSVAVAGLGYEYEFTNHLIGYAYTGYTFRLNNVLRDKNRNEIFTLDDLNAFYLRTGIKFKI, encoded by the coding sequence ATGGATATAAAAGAGCTTAAAATTGTTATAGTAATTCTCGTATTATGCGTATCAAACTTTGGATATGCACAATTAACAGATATAGCTCGTTTAGAATATTCGTTTGTACCAAAAAATCAATCGGAAGACCAATACACAAGATTAAGAGCATTATTTAATTATCCTGTAAAGATTAAGAATAAAGATTATTTGGTGTTGGGTGCAGAGTATAATCGTATTTTATTAAATCTTGAAGACCATTATCCTTTTGATAAATCTTCACTTAGTAAAATTCATGTTGTAGATTTAAACATTGGCTATACCTTTAAATGGAACGAAACTTGGCGTTTTGGTGCTAAGTTTAACCCCCGATTGGCTTCAACTTTAACACGCAAAATCACTTCTCAAGATTTCTTTATGAATGGTGGTGTGTTTTTTATTAATGATAGATTAGATGATGAAACAGCCAAACATCCCTATCGATTAATTTTAGGATTAACCTATAATGCAACAACGGGTTTGCCATTTCCATTACCGTTTGTTAGTTATTTCAGGCCAATAAATGAAAAATGGAGTTATAATGCTGGTGTGCCAAAATCCAATATAAAGTATGCCATAAATTATAAAAACAGTGTTCAGGTTTTTGTTGGTTTAGATGGTTATTTGGCTCATATTCACGAACCCATCATGATAAACGGACAGACCGTAGATAATATATCTTTATCTGTTGCCGTTGCCGGTTTGGGCTACGAGTACGAATTTACAAATCATTTAATCGGTTATGCTTACACAGGGTATACCTTTAGGTTAAATAACGTTTTAAGAGATAAAAATAGAAATGAAATATTTACTTTAGATGATCTAAATGCTTTCTATTTAAGAACAGGAATTAAATTCAAAATATAA
- a CDS encoding mechanosensitive ion channel family protein has protein sequence MQNVKEKLGEEVEKVGEVLVESTLWEKIVNFLEFKIVDFTYGTGAEAHQIILKVKYVLLVAAVLLLTTRLLKWIKKLVTRNMPEDDQAKFNTVFSFGRWLIYIVVMLVVFDSIGINVTAIFAASAALLIGIGLALQTLFQDIISGIFILVDQTVHVGDIIEIDGKVGRVEEIKLRTTRAVTIDNKVLVIPNHLYLENSLYNWTQNGTTTRESVDVGVAYGSDTQLVKKLLIQAASTHPDVLPEPEVAVRFTDFGDSSLNFKVIFTIGDSFNANFSKSDIRFEIDRLFRENNITIPFPQRDIHIISQPSKQV, from the coding sequence ATGCAAAACGTTAAAGAGAAATTAGGAGAGGAAGTAGAAAAAGTTGGTGAGGTATTAGTTGAAAGTACGCTTTGGGAAAAAATTGTTAATTTTTTAGAATTTAAAATTGTCGATTTTACCTATGGAACAGGCGCCGAAGCCCACCAAATTATTTTAAAAGTTAAATATGTTCTTTTAGTAGCCGCTGTATTATTATTAACTACCCGTTTGTTAAAATGGATTAAGAAATTGGTAACCCGAAACATGCCAGAAGACGATCAGGCTAAATTCAATACCGTTTTCTCATTTGGTAGATGGCTCATTTATATTGTAGTTATGCTCGTGGTTTTCGATTCTATAGGAATAAATGTAACGGCCATATTTGCAGCATCAGCAGCATTATTAATAGGTATTGGTTTAGCATTACAAACACTTTTTCAGGATATAATTTCTGGAATTTTTATCCTTGTCGATCAAACCGTTCATGTAGGCGATATTATTGAAATTGATGGTAAGGTTGGGCGTGTAGAAGAAATTAAACTAAGAACCACCCGTGCTGTTACCATCGATAATAAAGTATTGGTAATACCAAATCACCTATATCTTGAAAACAGTTTGTATAACTGGACCCAAAACGGAACAACCACCCGTGAAAGTGTCGATGTTGGTGTGGCTTACGGTAGTGATACCCAATTGGTAAAAAAGTTGTTAATTCAGGCGGCTTCAACGCATCCAGATGTTTTGCCTGAGCCTGAGGTGGCGGTACGTTTTACAGATTTTGGAGATAGTTCGTTAAACTTTAAAGTTATTTTCACCATTGGAGATAGTTTTAATGCTAACTTTTCAAAAAGTGATATTCGTTTTGAAATAGACAGATTGTTTAGAGAAAATAATATTACCATACCATTTCCACAGCGCGATATTCATATTATTTCTCAGCCTAGTAAACAAGTTTAA